GACGCCCGTCCTCACTGATCCCCTGGAGGACGAGGAGGAGGCCGAGGAGGAGTACGCTCCCCGGCTCCGGCTCTCCCGGCGGGGGATCGTGGTGCTGAGCGCGCTCGGGGCACTGCTCCTGGGCGCGCTCGGCTGGCTGGTGTTCTTCTCCTCGGTGCTGGACGTCCGGGTGGTCGCCGTCCAGGGGCTGACCGGTGACAAGTTGACGGCGCACCAGGTCCGCGAGGTGCTGGGCGGCGGGCAGCACGGCCCGCTGGCCCGGGTCGACCTGGCCGAGGCCGAGCGGCGGGTGGCCGAGCTGCCCCGGGTCGCCAAGGTCGAGGTCTGGCGCGGCTGGCCGCACACCCTGCGGATCAAGGTGGTCGAGCGGCGCCCGGTGGCGGCGGTGAGGACTGAGGACGGGAAGTTCACCCAGGTGGATTCGGCCGGCTTCGGGTTCGCCACCGAGGACGCGCCGCCGGCCGGGGTGCCGGTGGTGGAGCTGGCACTCAGTCAGCAGGCGAACGACGCCCTCGCGGTGTTCGGCAAGCCGGAGCTGGTGCGGGCCGCGGTGACGGTGGCGGCGGGGCTGCCGCCGGAGGTGGCCAAGCTGGCCGGGGCGGTCCGGGTGCACAGCTACGACGACATCCAACTGCAGCTCGCCGACGGGGCGGTGGTGCGCTGGGGGAGTGCGGAGCGCACCGCGCGCAAGGCCCAGGTACTGGCCGCGCTGCTGCCCCGGAAAGCGAAGATCTACGACGTGAGTGCGCCCGAGGCGCCCGGTATCGGGGGATGATGGCCCGGCGATTCCGGAAGATCCGGTAAGTTCTCTTCCCGAGGGCGGTGTTGACGGAGTAACGGCTCCGCCCCGAATCTAGGTGGTCACCCCGGTTTCACCGGGTGATGGATGATCACATAGGCTCAAAAGAAAAACGGGAAGCTCGGCGTGTTCGTTGAACACAGATGAGTTGCCACCTAGTGTCCTGTGTCACCAGGCTGTGTCCCACGGTGATGTGACGCAGGCACAGCCACAACCCTAAAGGTCAAGTTTAGGGTTCGGGTCGGTGGTCGGAATTTCGGACATACAGTCAGGAAATACCCGGGCTCCCCACCCATCGACATCCGTCGGCCCTCACAAACGGGGGGAAGCCGACCCGGAATCTCGAGGCGAGAGGCCTTCGACGTGGCAGCACCGCAGAACTACCTCGCAGTCATCAAGGTCGTCGGTATCGGCGGCGGTGGTGTCAACGCCATCAACCGGATGATCGAGGTCGGTCTCAAGGGCGTCGAGTTCATCGCGATCAACACCGATGCGCAGGCCCTCCTGATGAGCGACGCCGACGTCAAGCTCGACGTGGGCCGTGAACTCACCCGGGGCCTCGGCGCCGGGGCCAACCCCGAGGTCGGCCGGAAGGCCGCCGAGGACCACCGCGAGGAGATCGAGGAGGTCCTCAAGGGGGCCGACATGGTCTTCGTGACGGCCGGCGAGGGCGGCGGCACCGGCACCGGTGGCGCCCCCGTGGTGGCGAACATCGCCCGCTCGCTCGGCGCGCTCACCATCGGCGTGGTCACCCGGCCGTTCACCTTCGAGGGCCGCCGTCGGGCGAACCAGGCCGAGGACGGCATCGCCGGGCTGCGCGAGGAGGTCGACACCCTCATCGTGATCCCGAACGACCGGCTGCTCTCCATCTCCGACCGCCAGGTCAGCGTGCTGGACGCGT
This genomic interval from Kitasatospora gansuensis contains the following:
- a CDS encoding cell division protein FtsQ/DivIB, which produces MAETPVLTDPLEDEEEAEEEYAPRLRLSRRGIVVLSALGALLLGALGWLVFFSSVLDVRVVAVQGLTGDKLTAHQVREVLGGGQHGPLARVDLAEAERRVAELPRVAKVEVWRGWPHTLRIKVVERRPVAAVRTEDGKFTQVDSAGFGFATEDAPPAGVPVVELALSQQANDALAVFGKPELVRAAVTVAAGLPPEVAKLAGAVRVHSYDDIQLQLADGAVVRWGSAERTARKAQVLAALLPRKAKIYDVSAPEAPGIGG